CAGCAGGCGGGAGAGCCGCTGCGTCACGTAGACCTGGCCGGGCGAGGCACCGGGGCCGCTCACCCGGGGGCGGCGGTTCAGCTCGGCCTCCAGCTCGGTCCTGAGCCGGTCGGTGTCGACGTTCGCGTACGAGAGCAGGCGAGGGATCAGCCCCTCCGGCTGGTCGAGCAGCGCCAGCAGCAGGTGCTCGCCGTCCACCTCGGTGTGCCCGAAGCGCAGGGCCTTGGTCTGCGCGTCGTGCAACGCCTCCTGTGACTTCTGCGTCAGCTGGTTCATGTCCACGGCGGGCCTCCGGTGGGTCGGGAACGACCGCGCTGGGCGGCCTCCAGGTCGGCGATGCGGTCCAGCAGGTCCATGACGAGGCCGAGCGCCGCGTAGTTGATCGAGAATCCGGCCCGCAGCCGCCGGACGCGCGCCATGGTGAGCAGCTGGGAGGGCGGGAACCACAGGTGCCCGGCGGCGTCGGTCCAGGCGTCGAGCACGCCCAGCGCGACGAGGCGCCGCACCAGCTCGGGGTGGGTTCCCGTCGCCCTGGCGAACGTCTCCAGATCCAGCCGCGCGGGCCTGGCCAGCTGGTAGGTCCTCCCCGTCTCCGGCGGCCGGGAGACCGCGCCTCCGTCCGGGGCGGGCCCGGCACGCCCCGCCTCCGCCCCAGGACGGGCGGGACTCGGCCCCTGGCCGGATGGCCCGCGCTCGGGGAACGGGTGGGTCATCACCGCCTCCTCGGGTCGAACGCGGAGACCGCGGCGAGCTGCTCGAACAGCCGCCGCTCCTCCTCCGTCAGCCGCTCCGGGACCATGATCCGCACCTCGGCGTACAGGTCGCCCGGCCTGTCGCGGCGGCTGGGCATCCCCCGGCCGCGCAGCCGCAGTCGCCTGCCGCTGGACGTTCCCGGCGGCACCTTGACCTTGGCCTCCCCCTCGGGGGTGTCGACCGCGACGGCGGCGCCGAGCGCCGCCTCCCACGGGGTGACCGGGAGCAGGACGTGGATGTCGCGCCCCTCGACCCGGTAGCGGGGGTGCGGGGCGATCCTGACGATCAGGTAGAGGTCGCCCGCGGGGGCCCCGTCGCCGCCCCGGCCCCCCTGTCCGGCCAGCCTGACGCGCTGCCCGTCGGTGACGCCCGGCGGGATGTCGACCTGCAGCCCGCGCGAACCGACGGTGATGGAGCGGCGCCCGCCCCGGTAGGCCTCCTCGAGGGTGAGGACGATCTCGGCCTCCTGGTCGGCGCCGGGGATCGGCCCCCAGCTCGCGCCGGACCGGCCCCTTCTGCCGGAGAACAGCCCTCCGAAGAGGTCGTCGAGGTCGACCCCCTCCTCGAAGCCGCCGAAGCCACCGCCTCCGCCTCCGCCACGGGGACCGGCCCGGCCCGCACCCGCCCCTCGGCTCCTGGCGCGCGCCCACGTCTCGGGGTCCACGTCCTCGGGCACCTGGCGGAAGTTCGGCCCGAACGCGTCGTAGCGGCGCCGGGTCTCGGGGTCGGACAGCACGCTGTAGGCCTCGGAGACCTCCTTGAAGCGGTCCTCGGCGGACGGGTCCTTGTTGACATCGGGGTGGTTGGCCCGCGCCAGCTTGCGGTAGGCGCGCTGGACGTCCTCCTGGCTCGCGCCCCTCCGCACGCCGAGGATCTCGTAGAAGTCCCGGTCGGGGGGCATCATGCCCCCTTGGCCACCACGACCAGCGCGGGCCGCAGCTGCTGTTCGCCGTCCCCGTAGCCGGGCCGCACGACCCGCACGACCGTGCCGTCGGGCACGCCCTCCCGCGAGAGCACGCCCACCGCCTCGTGCCTGGCCGGGTCGAACACGGTCCCGGTGTCGTCGCGGCGCGCGTAGCCGAGGCGGGAGAGCACCTCCTGCGCCTGGTCGCGGATCGCCCGCATCCCGTCGGCGATGGAGGCCGGATCGGTCTCCGCGTGCTCCAGCGCGCGGTCCAGGTTGTCCAGCACGGGCAGCCACTCCGCGGCGGCACGGGCCCGCTCCTCGGACTGTGTCCGCACGGCGTCCCTGCTGACGCGCTTGCGCAGGTTGTCGAGGTCGGCGAGGGCGCGCCGCCAGCGGTCCTGGAGATCGGTCACCAGGGCCTGGAGCTCCACGACGCGGTCCTGGAGACCGTCCGGGGCGGGCCCGGCCCCTTCCGGGACCTCGGGCTCCCGGTCACCCGCCCCCTGACCACCGCGCCGGGTCTCCGCCCCCCGAGGCCCGTGCCGGTCGCGGGGCCGGTCCTCGGCTCGGTCCTCGGCTCGGCCGTGGGTTTGGTCGTGGGACCGGTCGTGGTCTTGGGCGCGGGGCCGGTCCTCGGCTCGGTCGCGGGACCGGTCGTGAGGTTGGTCGTGGGCTCGGTCGTGAGGCCGGTTTCGGGCTCGCGCCTCCCTGCCCGCTTCCTCCCCCTGGTCGTACGGCTCCCGGTCCTGCCGCTCCTGACCTGACGGGCCGTACCCGCCGCGCGGATCCCGGTCGGGGCGCGGGACGTGCCGGCCGCGCCCGGATGCCTCATTCATCGGTCGTGAACTCCGCGTCGATGACGTCGTCGTCCCGGCCGCCCGGGGAGCCGGACGCTCCGGCGGCCCCCGGACCGCCCGTGGCCCCCGCAGCCCCCGCAGCCCCCGCCGTGCCGGAGCCCGCCGCGCCGAGGCTCTGGTAGACCTGCTGGAGCTCGGGGGTGAGCGAGCGGACCCGGTCGAGCGGGGCCTCCTGCTTGATCGCGTCGCGGGCGTCGTGCACCAGCATCTCGGCCCTCGCCTTCTCGTGGACGGGTACCGAGTCGCCCAGCTCCGCCAGGCGGCGCTCCACCTGGTAGGCGACCGAGTCGAGCTCGTTGCGCGCGTCCACGACCTGCCGCATCCGCCGGTCCTCCTCACGGTGCCGCTCGGAGTCGGCGACCATCCGCTCGACCTCGCTCTTGTCCAGGTTCGAGCTCTCGCTGATCGTGATGCGCTGCTCGGCCCCGGTGTCCTTGTCCTTGGCCGAGACGTTCAGGATCCCGTTGGCGTCGACGTCGAAGGTCACGTCGACCTGCGGCACGCCGCGCGGCGCGGGCCGGATGTTCTCCAGCCGGAACCGGCCCAGGGGACGGTTGTCGGCGGCGCGCTCGCGCTCGCCCTGCAGCACGACGACGTCCACGGCGCTCTGGTTGTCCTCGGCGGTGCTGAACGTCTCCGAACGGCGGGCCGGGATGGTGGTGTTCCGCTCGATGACCTTCGTCATGACCCCGCCGAGCGTCTCGATGCCGAGGGAGAGCGGAGTCACGTCGAGCAGTACGACGTCCTTCAGCTCGCCCTTGATGACGGCGGCCTGGATCGCGGCGCCCAGTGCCACGACCTCGTCCGGGTTGACCGTCATGTTCGGTTCCTTGCCACCCGTCATGCGGCGTACCAGGTTCTGCACGGCGGGCATCCTGGTCGAGCCGCCCACCAGGATCACCTCGTCGATGTCGTCGGCGGTGAGCTTGGCGTCGGCCATCGCCTGCTGGACGGGGCCCCTGCACCGTTCGAGCAGGTCGGCGGTGATCTCCTCGAAGGTCGAACGCCTGAGCGTGGTGTTCAGGTGCTTGGGGCCCGAGGCGTCCGCGGTGATGAAGGGCAGGCTGATCTGCGTCTGGGTGACCGACGACAGCTCGACCTTGGCCTTCTCCGCGGCCTCGAACAGCCGCTGCAGGGCCTGCGGGTCCTGGCGCAGGTCGATGCCGTTGTCCCGCTGGAACTCGTCGGCGAGGTGGTCGACGATGCGCCGGTCGAAGTCGTCGCCGCCCAGATGGGTGTCGCCCGCGGTCGACCGTACCTCCACGACGCCGTCCCCGATGGCGAGGATGCTGACGTCGAAGGTGCCGCCGCCCAGGTCGAAGACGAGCACGGTCTCGCTCTCCTCGCGGTCGAGGCCGTAGGCGAGGGCCGCCGCGGTCGGCTCGTTGATGATCCGCAGGACCTCCAGACCGGCGATCTTCCCGGCGTCCTTGGTGGCCTGGCGCTGGGAGTCGTTGAAGTACGCGGGCACGGTGATGACCGCCTCGGTGACCTTCTCCCCCAGGAACTTCGAGGCGTCGTCCACGAGCTTGCGCAGGATCGCCGCGGCGATCTCCTCGGGCGCGTACAGCTTCTCGTTGATCTTGAAACGGACGGCCCCGTCGGGGCCGGGGACGACGTCGAACGACACGGCGGTCAGCTCGCTGGAGACCTCGTCGTGGCGGCGGCCGATGAAGCGCTTGGCCGAGTAGATCGTCCCCTTGGGATTCAGGATCGCCTGGCGGCGGGCCAGTTGCCCGACCAGGCGCTCACCGTTCTCGGTGAACGCCACGACCGACGGCGTCGTCCGCGCGCCCTCGGAGTTGGGGATCACCGTGGCCTTGTCGCCCTCCATCGTGGCGATCACCGAGTTGGTGGTGCCCAGGTCGATTCCGACTGCTTTAGCCATGCTGGCCTCCTATGCGCTGTGACACCGGCACCCGCCGCACTGCACCGCCCCGCCCGCGACGTCCCGGCGTCCCCCGGCCCGGTGGATCCGCGTCCCGAAGCAGGCCCGGTGGACCCGGCCGGCCCCGGACGGGCGGGCGGCCCGGCGGCGGATACGGGACGGCGGCGCGGGCGATGCCGCCCGCGCCGCCGCCAGTGCGGGCTCCGTCCCGGGGAGCGCCGGTCAGATCTGTTGGTGCATCTGCTGGGACGTGCCCACGTTGAGCAGCCTGCGCGCCTCGGCGGCGTGCGGGGCCGCGACCAGTACCTCGTAGCGGTCGGCGACGATCGCGCTCGACGAGAGGAAGTCACGCTTGCCCCCGGTGAGCGCGTGGCCGACCAGTCCGAAGATCGCTCCGGCTATGGCGCCCCAGATCAGGCCCCACAGGACCAGGATGAAGGGGAAGCGTCCGGGAGTGAAGATCGCGAAGAACAGGCCGATCAGCAGTCCGAACCAGGCTCCGGTCGCCGCGCCCATCCCCGCGGCGCGAAGATAGGTCAGCCGCCCGAGCACCTGTTCGACGAGCCGGAGACCGACTCCGACGATCATCGTGTGCTCGACCGGGAACTTCTGGTCCGACAGGTGGTCCACGGCGCGCTGGGCCTCGGCGTAGTTGCCGAAACCCGCCACCGTCTCGTGGCCGGTCAAACTGACGTCAGGTCGCATGGCACTTCCCTTCGAGGGCACCCGCGAGGTGAATCCGTACTCGATTCACCCTCACCCCGTGACGGCGTCCCCACATCCCCAGACCTGACAGTCATCACCGTCACATCACCGTCGTCGCCGCCCGGTCGTCCCCGCCGCGCCGTGCCCCCGCCACCCCGGTGCCGCACGCCGTCCCGGTCAGTCGGGGACCAGGCCGTGCCGGAAGGCGTACGTCACCGCCTGGGCCCGGTCGCGCAGTCCCGCCTTGGCGAAGAGGTTGTTGATGTGCGTCTTGACCGTCGCCTCGGAGATGAACAGCTCCCCGGCGATCTCCGTGTTGGAGCGGCCCGCCGCTATCAGCCGCAGCACCTCGCTCTCGCGGCGGGTGAGCCCGTCGGGCGGCTCCGGCGCGCGGCGGCCCCCGGTCACCGCCTCGGCCAGCCGCCGCTGGACACCGGGGTCGAACTGGGCCTCGCCCTCGACCACGGTGGCGATGGCCGAGGCCAGGGACTCGGCGTCGGTGTCCTTGGTCAGGTAGCCCCGCGCCCCCGCGGCCAGCGCGGCGAAGACCGACTCATCGTCGGAGTACGTTGTCAGGACCACCACGTGGATCTCCGGGTGGGCCGCCCTGATCCTGCGGGTCGCCTCCACCCCGTCCATGCGGGGCATCCGCAGGTCCATCAGGACCACGTCGGGCCGAAGGGAGCCGGCGAGCCCGACCGCCTCCCGCCCGTCGGCCGCCGCCCCCACCACCTCGATGCCGGGCAGCAGTCCCAGCAGCAGCACCAGCCCCTCACGCACCACCGTCTGGTCGTCGACCACCAGCACCCGCACGGTCACCTCGGCCCCCCCGCGTCCCTCGAACCCGCCCGCGTGCGCCGGTGGCGCTCCCGCCCCCGCCCGCTTCCCGCGTGGCTGTACCGTACGGCACCGGCGTGAACCGTCCGCGGCGCGGCGCCCACCCCCGAAGCGGCGCCGCGCCGCGGGCGGCTCACGCCGGGACCCGCAGGAGGATCTCGAAGCCCTCCGCGCCCGGCCGCACGGCCAGCGAACCGCCGATCAGCTCGGCCCGCTCGCGCATCCCCACCAGCCCGTATCCCCCTCCCGACGCCGGCGGGCCCGGCGGCCCGCCCGTGTCGCGCACCTCCAGCTCGCACCAGGTGCCGACGCGGCGCAGCGCCACCGACACCGCGGCGCCCGGCGCGTGCTTGCGCACGTTCGTCAGTGCCTCCTGGGCGGTCCTGGCCACCGCCAGCCTGGCCCCCGCCTCCAGCGAGTCGAGGTTCCCCTCGACCGAGACCGCGCAGGGCAGGCCGGTCACCGACCGGAACTCCACCGCCAGCCGCTCCAGCCGCTCGGCCAGCGGAAGCTCCTCCCCGCGCAGCGCGTCGAGCGCCCGGCGGGTCTCCTCCAGCCCTGCGCGCGCCAGCCGCACGGCGCGGTTGACCCGGTCGAGGGCCGCCGCCGGGTCCTCCCCCCGTTCGAGCAGCAGCCGCGCACCCTCCAGGTGGACGATCTGCGCCGACTGCGAGTGCGCCAGGATGTCGTGGACCTCCCTGGCCAGCCGCGCCCGCTCGGCCAGCACGGCCTCGCCCGCCCGCGCCTCGGCGAGCGCCGCGGCCTGCTCCCTGATCGCCTTCATCTGCCGTATCAGGAAGGCGAAGACGGCGACGTAGGTGAGGCCGAAGGCGTTGCCCAGCACCTCCCCGCTCGGCAGCCCGAGCAGGAAGGACACGGCCGTCGTAGCGGCGACGTCCGCCGTGACCAGGACCACCGCCGGCCACAGGCGGGTTTTGAACGGCGCGACGAAGATCACAATGTACAGGAACCCCATGCCGCTGTAGGGGCTGATCCCGTGCAGGGCGAGCCCTCCGGCCAGGGTGACCGCGAGCAGCGGGGCGGCGCGCCGCGTGTCCCGGCCCAGCAGCACCCACAGGCAGCAGCCGCAGGTGACGGCAGCGAACGGGACCATCCCGAGCAGCCCGGGCCAGCCCGTCCCGACCGCGCCGATCACCGGGCCGGAAAGTATGTAGCCCGCCAGCACGACGGTGAGGAACCGGCGTACCGGGGGTCGGCGGAGGAATGTCACGACGCCAAGCTATCCACGCCCACGGCGGCGGGCCATGGTCGCGGGGGTGGAGATCGTCTCCACCCCCGGCCGCCGATCTCTCCCCCCGGGTGGATCTCGCGGGTTCCACCCCCGGGACCGTGCGCTCCCACCCGCCTCGGGGCCATCGTCGAGGCCATGTCAGCAATCAGCGTCACCCACCTCGGCAAGTCGTTCGGCGGGGTACGCGCCGTCGAGGACCTGTCGTTCACGGTGGAGCGGGGAACACTCACGGCCTTCCTGGGCCCCAACGGGGCGGGCAAGACCACCACCCTGCGCATGATCCTCGGCCTGGTCGCGCCCAGCGAGGGCACCGCGACGATCGACGGCACGCTCTACCGCGACCTGGAGCGGCCCGTCACCACCGTCGGCGCCGTACTGGAGGCGACGGCCTTCCACCCCGGGCTGAGCGCCCGCGCGCACCTGGAGGCGCTCCGCCTCGCCGCGGGGCTCGACCCCGCACGCGTGGCGTACGTCCTGGAACAGGTCGACCTCGCCGACGCGGCCGGCCGCAAGGTGGGGGGATTCTCCCTGGGCATGCGCCAGCGGCTCGCCCTGGCCTCCGCCCTCCTGGGAGACCCGGAGATCCTCATCCTCGACGAACCCGCCAACGGCCTGGACCCGGCGGGCATTCGCTGGCTGCGGGGCTTCCTGCGGGCCTACACCCACGAGGGCCGCACGGTCCTGGTGTCCACCCACGTGCTCGCCGAGATCCAGCAGATCGCCGACCACGTGATCATCGTCGGGGCGGGGCGCCTCGCCTGGCAGGGCCCGCTCACCTCGGAGACCGACCTTGAGGAGCTCTACATGAAGGTGACCGGGTGAACCGCCTGATCCGCGCCGAGTTGTTCAAGATCCGCGCGAGCCGCGTCACCTGGATCCTCGTCGGCCTGGCGCCCCCGCTGTGCGTGCTCTGGGCGGGGCTGATGGTCGCCCTGGCGGAGCCGGCCGGCGCGACGGGGCCGCAGATCGAGAACGTCTACAACATGGCGCAGCAGTCCTACGTCTTCGCCCTGGTCCTCGGCGTCCTCGGCGTGGCCGGGGAGTACCGCCACCAGACGATCACCTGGCAGTTCCTGGTCACCCCGGTGCGGAGCCGGGTGATCACGGCCAAGCTGGCCGCGTACGGGATCGTCGGGCTGCTCGTCGGCCTCCTGTCGGCGCTGGTCACGCTGCTGGCGGGCCTGGCCATGCTCGGCCTGGCCGGTCATCCCGCCTGGACTCCCCAGGTGCCGCTGGTCCTGCTCGGCTCGGTGTTCAGCGTCGCCGTGTACGGCCTGCTCGGGGTGGGCCTCGGCGCCCTGATCCGCAACCAGGTCGCGGCGGTGGCGGTGGCGCTGGCCTGGTTCATGTACGCCGACTACCTGCTCACCATGCTCCTGCCGGGGCTGGGCCGCTGGCTGCCGACCGGGGCGGCCCGCGCCCTGGGCGGCATGCACCTGCAGGACGCGGAACTGCTGCCCGTCTGGGCCGGCGGGCTGCTGTTCGCCGGCTACGTCGTGGTGACCGTGCTCGCCGCCCGCCTGCTGACGCTCCGCCGCGACGTCACGTGACCTCGCCGTACGACGGCACGGGCCACGTCGGGGCAAGACACGGTGTGATCCCGGGGCACGCGTCACCGCACGCGGACGGCGGTGCGGACCGCGGCGCGGCGTGATCCCCCGGGGCGCGCGTCACGCCATGACGTCGCGGACGGCGGCGTGGGGCTCGACGCGGCGTGATCCCGGGGGCACGCGTCACGGCGGGCGCCCGGGGGGCGCGTCACACCATGACGTCGCGGACGGCGGCGTGGGCCGCGTCGCGCATCATGGAGTGCAGCACCGCGTTGGACTCCCGGTCGGTCCGCACCTCGACCATGCGCAGCCCGTCGCCGCGCAGCGCCTTGACCAGCTGGCCCGGCTCGTCCACGAAGGTGTACGGCGTGCCGGTGGCGGCGGCCACGTAGCCCAGGTCAACCCCGTGCGAGGTGCCGAAGACCCGCTCGAAGGGGTCGCGCAGCGCGGCCTGGGGGAGCAGCGAGAAGATCCCGCCGCCGTCGTTGTTCACCACGACCAGGCAGAGGTCGGGGCGGGGCTCGCGGGAGCCGAGCAGCAGCCCGTTCTGGTCGTGCAGGAAGGTCAGGTCGCCCATCAGGGCGTAGGAGGGGCCGTTGTGGGCGAGGGCGGCGCCCATCGCGGACGACACCACGCCGTCGATCCCCGCCGCCCCCCGGTTGGCCAGGATCCGCAGGCCCCGCCGGGGACGCATCGCCTGGTCGAGGTCGCGGATCGGCATCGAGGAGCCGGAGAACAGCAGCGACCCGTTGGGCAGCGCCTCCACCAGGTCGCGGGCCAGGCGCGGCTCGTTGAGCCCCGTCGTCCCGTCCAGCACCTCGTCGATCGCGGTCCTGGCCGCCGTCTCGGCGCGGCGCCAGGAGTGCAGCCACGCGTCGTCGCCCGCCGCGACCGGGATCTCCACCACCTGGGCGACCTGGGTGGCCGAGCGGGTCGGGTCGGGCCAGCGGGTCATGTCGGCGGCGACCACGATGTGCTCGTCCGCGTGCCTCAGCCAGTTGAGCAGCGGCCGGGACAGGCCGGGGCGGCCCAGGGTGACCACGACGTCGGGGCGGTGCCGGTCGGCGAACTCCGGGGTGCCGAGGAGGAAGTGGTAGGCCGACATCGCGTGGTCGCCGTAGCGGGCGCCGCCGTTGGGCTCCGACAGGACCGGCCACCCGGCCATGCCCGCCGCCGCCACGTATCTGCGCGTGTTGGTCGCGCCGTCGCCGACGACCAGCACGCCCCGCCGGGTCGGCGGCAGGTGCAGCGCCACCGGCGGGGAGGCCACCCTGGCGCGGACCCACGGGCCTCCGGCGTCACCCTCCAGGGACTCGCACCAGGACGGGTCACCGTCCGGGACCAGCGGCTCGCGGAAGGCCACGTTGAGGTGGACCGGTCCCGGGTCGTACGGGCCCAGCGCGCGCTGGTAGGCGCGGCAGACCGTCGACCGCCAGTAGGCGACCTGGCCGGGGCGGTCCTCGGGCACGCCGACCTCGCTGAACCAGCGGACGGCCGTGCCGTACAGCTTGACCTGGTCGACGGTCTGGCTCGCGCCGGTGTCGCGCAGCTCGGGCGGGCGGTCGGCGGTGAGCACCAGCAGCGGCACCCCCGACTCGTGCGCCTCGATGACGGCCGGGTGGAAGTTGGCCGCCGCGGTGCCGGAGGTGCAGATCAGGACGACCGGACGGCCGCTGCGGCGGGCGAGGCCCACCGCCAGGAAGGAGGCCGAGCGCTCGTCCACCCGCACGTGCAGCCGGATGCGGCTGTCGGCGTGCACGGCCAGGGCGAGCGGCGCCGAGCGCGACCCGGGTGCGAGCACCACGTCCGTGAGACCGCAGCGGGCGAGCTCGTCGACCAGCACCGTCGCGAGCGCGGTCGCGGGATTCACCGCACCGCCTCCTTAACTCCGCACCCGGGGGTGAGTCCGTCTTGAGGCACGCGAAAGCGACCTCGCCTACGTGGGACGGCGCGCCTCGGGACCGAACCCGTTCGGATCCTCGCTGCCCCTGGGAGCGGCGGGGGAACCCGTCCTCGCCGCCCGGGGCCGCGCCGGAACCAGCCTTCCGCCGCCCCTAGGGACGGCGCGGGAACCTGCCGAAGTCGGGGGCGCGCTTCTCCTTGAACGCGTCGCGGCCCTCCTGCGCCTCCTCGCTCATGTAGTAGAGCAGGGTGGCGTCACCGGCGAACTGCTGCATCCCCGCGGCGCCGTCGGTCACCGCGTTCA
This region of Streptosporangium sp. NBC_01495 genomic DNA includes:
- a CDS encoding general stress protein → MRPDVSLTGHETVAGFGNYAEAQRAVDHLSDQKFPVEHTMIVGVGLRLVEQVLGRLTYLRAAGMGAATGAWFGLLIGLFFAIFTPGRFPFILVLWGLIWGAIAGAIFGLVGHALTGGKRDFLSSSAIVADRYEVLVAAPHAAEARRLLNVGTSQQMHQQI
- a CDS encoding chaperone modulator CbpM, with amino-acid sequence MTHPFPERGPSGQGPSPARPGAEAGRAGPAPDGGAVSRPPETGRTYQLARPARLDLETFARATGTHPELVRRLVALGVLDAWTDAAGHLWFPPSQLLTMARVRRLRAGFSINYAALGLVMDLLDRIADLEAAQRGRSRPTGGPPWT
- a CDS encoding ABC transporter permease, yielding MNRLIRAELFKIRASRVTWILVGLAPPLCVLWAGLMVALAEPAGATGPQIENVYNMAQQSYVFALVLGVLGVAGEYRHQTITWQFLVTPVRSRVITAKLAAYGIVGLLVGLLSALVTLLAGLAMLGLAGHPAWTPQVPLVLLGSVFSVAVYGLLGVGLGALIRNQVAAVAVALAWFMYADYLLTMLLPGLGRWLPTGAARALGGMHLQDAELLPVWAGGLLFAGYVVVTVLAARLLTLRRDVT
- a CDS encoding sensor histidine kinase; the protein is MTFLRRPPVRRFLTVVLAGYILSGPVIGAVGTGWPGLLGMVPFAAVTCGCCLWVLLGRDTRRAAPLLAVTLAGGLALHGISPYSGMGFLYIVIFVAPFKTRLWPAVVLVTADVAATTAVSFLLGLPSGEVLGNAFGLTYVAVFAFLIRQMKAIREQAAALAEARAGEAVLAERARLAREVHDILAHSQSAQIVHLEGARLLLERGEDPAAALDRVNRAVRLARAGLEETRRALDALRGEELPLAERLERLAVEFRSVTGLPCAVSVEGNLDSLEAGARLAVARTAQEALTNVRKHAPGAAVSVALRRVGTWCELEVRDTGGPPGPPASGGGYGLVGMRERAELIGGSLAVRPGAEGFEILLRVPA
- the menD gene encoding 2-succinyl-5-enolpyruvyl-6-hydroxy-3-cyclohexene-1-carboxylic-acid synthase → MNPATALATVLVDELARCGLTDVVLAPGSRSAPLALAVHADSRIRLHVRVDERSASFLAVGLARRSGRPVVLICTSGTAAANFHPAVIEAHESGVPLLVLTADRPPELRDTGASQTVDQVKLYGTAVRWFSEVGVPEDRPGQVAYWRSTVCRAYQRALGPYDPGPVHLNVAFREPLVPDGDPSWCESLEGDAGGPWVRARVASPPVALHLPPTRRGVLVVGDGATNTRRYVAAAGMAGWPVLSEPNGGARYGDHAMSAYHFLLGTPEFADRHRPDVVVTLGRPGLSRPLLNWLRHADEHIVVAADMTRWPDPTRSATQVAQVVEIPVAAGDDAWLHSWRRAETAARTAIDEVLDGTTGLNEPRLARDLVEALPNGSLLFSGSSMPIRDLDQAMRPRRGLRILANRGAAGIDGVVSSAMGAALAHNGPSYALMGDLTFLHDQNGLLLGSREPRPDLCLVVVNNDGGGIFSLLPQAALRDPFERVFGTSHGVDLGYVAAATGTPYTFVDEPGQLVKALRGDGLRMVEVRTDRESNAVLHSMMRDAAHAAVRDVMV
- a CDS encoding ABC transporter ATP-binding protein — translated: MSAISVTHLGKSFGGVRAVEDLSFTVERGTLTAFLGPNGAGKTTTLRMILGLVAPSEGTATIDGTLYRDLERPVTTVGAVLEATAFHPGLSARAHLEALRLAAGLDPARVAYVLEQVDLADAAGRKVGGFSLGMRQRLALASALLGDPEILILDEPANGLDPAGIRWLRGFLRAYTHEGRTVLVSTHVLAEIQQIADHVIIVGAGRLAWQGPLTSETDLEELYMKVTG
- a CDS encoding DnaJ C-terminal domain-containing protein translates to MMPPDRDFYEILGVRRGASQEDVQRAYRKLARANHPDVNKDPSAEDRFKEVSEAYSVLSDPETRRRYDAFGPNFRQVPEDVDPETWARARSRGAGAGRAGPRGGGGGGGFGGFEEGVDLDDLFGGLFSGRRGRSGASWGPIPGADQEAEIVLTLEEAYRGGRRSITVGSRGLQVDIPPGVTDGQRVRLAGQGGRGGDGAPAGDLYLIVRIAPHPRYRVEGRDIHVLLPVTPWEAALGAAVAVDTPEGEAKVKVPPGTSSGRRLRLRGRGMPSRRDRPGDLYAEVRIMVPERLTEEERRLFEQLAAVSAFDPRRR
- the grpE gene encoding nucleotide exchange factor GrpE, producing the protein MNEASGRGRHVPRPDRDPRGGYGPSGQERQDREPYDQGEEAGREARARNRPHDRAHDQPHDRSRDRAEDRPRAQDHDRSHDQTHGRAEDRAEDRPRDRHGPRGAETRRGGQGAGDREPEVPEGAGPAPDGLQDRVVELQALVTDLQDRWRRALADLDNLRKRVSRDAVRTQSEERARAAAEWLPVLDNLDRALEHAETDPASIADGMRAIRDQAQEVLSRLGYARRDDTGTVFDPARHEAVGVLSREGVPDGTVVRVVRPGYGDGEQQLRPALVVVAKGA
- the dnaK gene encoding molecular chaperone DnaK codes for the protein MAKAVGIDLGTTNSVIATMEGDKATVIPNSEGARTTPSVVAFTENGERLVGQLARRQAILNPKGTIYSAKRFIGRRHDEVSSELTAVSFDVVPGPDGAVRFKINEKLYAPEEIAAAILRKLVDDASKFLGEKVTEAVITVPAYFNDSQRQATKDAGKIAGLEVLRIINEPTAAALAYGLDREESETVLVFDLGGGTFDVSILAIGDGVVEVRSTAGDTHLGGDDFDRRIVDHLADEFQRDNGIDLRQDPQALQRLFEAAEKAKVELSSVTQTQISLPFITADASGPKHLNTTLRRSTFEEITADLLERCRGPVQQAMADAKLTADDIDEVILVGGSTRMPAVQNLVRRMTGGKEPNMTVNPDEVVALGAAIQAAVIKGELKDVVLLDVTPLSLGIETLGGVMTKVIERNTTIPARRSETFSTAEDNQSAVDVVVLQGERERAADNRPLGRFRLENIRPAPRGVPQVDVTFDVDANGILNVSAKDKDTGAEQRITISESSNLDKSEVERMVADSERHREEDRRMRQVVDARNELDSVAYQVERRLAELGDSVPVHEKARAEMLVHDARDAIKQEAPLDRVRSLTPELQQVYQSLGAAGSGTAGAAGAAGATGGPGAAGASGSPGGRDDDVIDAEFTTDE
- a CDS encoding response regulator transcription factor; translation: MTVRVLVVDDQTVVREGLVLLLGLLPGIEVVGAAADGREAVGLAGSLRPDVVLMDLRMPRMDGVEATRRIRAAHPEIHVVVLTTYSDDESVFAALAAGARGYLTKDTDAESLASAIATVVEGEAQFDPGVQRRLAEAVTGGRRAPEPPDGLTRRESEVLRLIAAGRSNTEIAGELFISEATVKTHINNLFAKAGLRDRAQAVTYAFRHGLVPD